The Mycolicibacterium duvalii DNA window CGACACCACCAGGTCGGGACGCAGGTCGGCGACGGCCTGCCGGTTCAGCTGCGCCATCCGGGCTGCGCGCTGATGGATCTTGGCCCCGGCGTCGGCGTCGTCGTCGACTGCGGTCGGGTCCAGGCCGGCCAGCTCCACCGCATCGACGCCGTGCTCGTGCGCGAGGTCCAGCCAGCGAGTGCCGGTGAGCAGGGTCGGAGTGTCCCCGGCGCCGGCGAACTTCACACACAGCGCCAGGGCCGGAAACGCGTGTCCGGGGTCGGGACCCGCCACCACGGCTACACGCATGCGGGCTACCCTGCCACAGCCCGCGGCACTAGGCTGACGCGATATGACCGACCAGGCTTCCCATCCGCCCGCACCGGCTCCCTCCGCTGCGTCGGTGGCGGTATCCGACAACGCCGACATCGTCCAATCGTTTTTGTTCGCGCTCGCCGACTCGGATCTCGACACGTTCGAGTCGCTGGCGGCGCCGGATCTGCTGTGGCAGAACGTCGGCCTGCCGTCGCTGCGCGGACGCGTCCGGATCATGAAACTGCTGCGCCGCTCCGAAGGGCGCATGGGGTTCGCGGTGAAGTTCCACAGCATCGCCGCCGAGGGTGAGACGGTGTTGACCGAACGCACCGACGCCATCGTGTTCGGTCCCCTGCGGCTGCAGTTCTGGGTGTGCGGGCGGTTCGAGGTGCACGACGGCCAGATCACGCTGTGGCGAGACTATTTCGACCTCGTCGACTGCTTGGTCAAGGCGCCGCTGCGGGCGCTCGCGGCAACGGTCTTCCCGTCGCTGCGCCCCACCTTCTAGAACGCGGGGTTACGCGCCGCGGAGCCGGCCCAGCTCGTCGAAGGCCTGCGCCCAGCCGCTCAACCGGTCGGTGGCCGAGGTGAGTTGTTCGCGGTAGCGGCGCTGCGACATCGGCGAGCTGGACAATGCCCCGGAGTTGGTCGCCGAGACCAATTGGGCAGCGGCAGAGACCATCTCGGTGTACTGGCGGGCGCCGCGGTCCAGTTGCGCGGCGAACGCGGCGATCGTCGGGGCCAGGTGCGGACGCGACTGCGGGGTGGCCTTGACCGTGCGCTCCATCGAGGCCACCTCCGAAGCCGTGGCGGCCATCGTCGCCGCGGTCTGTTCGGCCGCCGCCCGGATCTCCCACAGCTCGTCAGCGGGCAGCATCCGGCCCCGTTCGAGCACGCCGAGCAGCGAGTACAACCCCCGCTGCGATTCGGCGAGCGACATCATAGGCTGGCGGGCCGCTGAACCCCAGGGCGGCAGCCGGCGCGCGGCGTTCGTGCGTGCCGGCGGTAGCGGTTCGCCACGCAGAAACCGATAGCGCAGCAGGGCCAGGGTGGCCAGGAACGCGGCGCCGACCGCGATCGGCGACGGGATGAACAGCGCCCATACCGGGGTGCTCCAGGACGCCAACAGAGCGGTGACGCCGATCCAGAACACCGACGACAGCGCGAAGAACACGCCCAACCGCAGTGCCCAACGGCGTTTGCGCAGCAGCTTGGCGCGTGGGTCGGCCACGGCGTTGAGCTTGTCGGCCAGCAGGCCCGACCACTCCGCCGCGGTGTCGATTCCGCGCTGGGTCAGCGAGCGTCCCGGATGGCGTTTGCCGGCGTGTGTAGCCACTGTTCGGTCCTGTGCGGGTTACTGCGACAACGGATTTTCCGGTGCCGGATTCGGAGGGGCGGCCGGGGTGGCCGGCGTCTGACTGGGGGCGGCCTGGCCGGGGGCCGTGGTGCCGCCGGAGGGCAGCTGCTCGCCGCGCATCGACGCCCGGATCTGCTCCAGCCGGGAATGCCCGGCCATCTGCACGCTGGCCTGCTGGACCTCCATCATGCGGCCCTGTACCGAGTTCTGCGCCAGCTCGGCCGAACCCATCGCGTTGGCGTACCGCCGCTCGATCTTGTCGCGGATCTCGTCGAGGCTGGGGGTGTTGCCGGGCGCGGCGATCTCGGTCATCGAGCGCAATGACGCACTGACCTGTTCCTGCATCTTCGCCTGCTCGAGCTGGCTGAGCAGCTTCGTGCGCTCGGCGATCTTCTGCTGCAGCACCATCGCGTTCTGCTCGACGGCCTTCTTGGCCTGCGAAGCGGCCTGCAGCGCCTGGTCATGCAGCGTCTTGAGGTCTTCGACGCTCTGCTCACCGGTGACCAGCTGCGCGGCGAACGCCTCGGCGGCGTTGTTGTACTCGGTGGCCTTGTTGGCGTCACCGGCCGCGACGGCCTGATCAGCCAGCGTCAGCGCCTGCCGCACGTTGGCCTGCAACTTCTCGATGTCGGCAAGCTGACGGTTCAGCCGCATCTCCAGCTGACGTTGATTGCCGATCACCTGGGCCGCCTGCTGGGTCAGCGCCTGATGCTGGCGCTGCGCTTCTTCGATGGCCTGCTGGATCTGCACCTTCGGATCGGCGTATTCGTCGACCTTGGAGCTGAACAGCGCCATGAGGTACTTCCACGCCTTGACGAACGGATTGGCCATGAGTTCATTCCGCCTTCGTAGTCGGACTGCCCGCTGGGCTGAGCACGTGCACTGACCCCAACTTATCTGCTCCACACAGCTCGTCGCACCCCTGTCGGCTGCGGGTTGCCGGGTCAGGCCACCGCCATGGTCACCTCGTGCGGGATGACGACCTTGGTGGCGGCGTCGATGTGGGCCGCGCCGGCATCCTCGCGGGTCAGGGCGACGCGCGACTCCTCGAGCGCCATCTCGTCACCGGCCTCGGTCAGCACCCGCGACAGGGGCACCTCCAACGCGCCGCAGATGGCGCCGAGCAACTCGCTCGACGCTTCCTTTCGCCCGCGCTCGACCTCAGACAGATAACCGAGGCTGACCCGCGCGGTATCGGACACCTCGCGCAGCGTGCGGCCCTGTTCCACTCGGGCGCGCCGCAGCACGTCGCCGATCACCTCGCGCAGCAGTGAAGTCATCGCGCACTCCTTGTCTGTGGATCCGACGGGGGGTTCTCGTGCCTCAAGAATCCCAACGCGCGGCGGTGCGGTGATGGTTCCCGGTACGCGTCAGCGTTCTGCCAGCGCTGCGCGCAGCATCCGGATCGCGGCCTGCGCGGCCGCCACCCGGATGTCCCAGCGGCTGCCGTGCAGCCGCAGGTGCTCCACGGTGGTCTCCACCGGGCCCGCCACGCCGAGGTAGACGGTGCCGACCGGATGTCCGCCGTGCGGTTCGGGCCCGGCCACGCCGGTCAGGCCGACACCCCAGGTCGCGCCGCAGCGCTGCATCGCGCCGACGGCCAGGGCCCGTGCGGTCGGCTCCGCGACGGGGCCGACCTCGTCGAGCAGGCTGGCGGGGACCCCGGCCAGGGCGATCTTGGTCTCGACCGTGTAGGTCACGAGGCCGCCGCGCAGCACCACGCTGGCGCCCGGCACTCCGGCCAGCGTCGCCGACAGCAGCCCGGCGGTCAGAGATTCGGCCGTCGCGACGGTCTGCCGGCGAACCGTCAGATCGGCGACCAGGGCGCGCGCGTCGTCAGTGACCAGCGGATCGTCCACGCGCATCCCGCCGAGCAGAGACGAAATAGTCCACGCCGGTGAGCACGGTCAGTACGACCGCCACCAGCATGATCACCCAGGCGCCGGTCAGCCAGGCACCGGACAGGGGCAGCACGAACAGCCCGATCGCCACCGCCTGCACCAGGGTCTTGAGCTTGCCGCCGCGGCTGGCCGGGATGACCCCGCGGCGCAGCACGACGAAGCGCAGCGCGGTCACCCCGAGTTCCCGGACCAGAATCACTGCGGTCACCCACCAGGGCAGGTCGCCGAGCATCGACAGCCCGATCAGTGCGGCGCCGATGAGCGCCTTGTCGGCCAGCGGGTCGGCCAGCGCGCCGAACTCGGTGACCATGCCGTAGCTGCGCGCCAGCGCGCCGTCGAGGTGGTCGGTGACCACGGCAGTGACGAAAACGACGAATGCGGTTACCCGCCAGGCTGTTTCATGACCATCACCGGCGAACAACGCGAGCAGGAAGACCGGAACGAGCACGAACCGTACACCGGTCAGCGCGTTGGCGAGGTTCGCCACCCGAGCGCGAGGGACCACCGGATCGGTATGTGGTTGGCCCGGCACCGACACAGAATACTGGTTGCCGATACCGATACCCTTCGGTGTGTGAGCGTAGCTGGGGACGCAACAGCCGACGGTGTCGTCGTGCGCCGCGCCCGCACCACCGATGTGCCCGCCGTCAAAGCCCTCGTCGACATCTATGCCGGCAAGATCCTGCTCGAGAAAAACCTGGTGACGCTGTATGAGTCCGTCCAGGAGTTCTGGGTCGCCGAGGACGCCGGCGAGGTGATCGGTTGCGGCGCGCTGCACGTGCTCTGGTCCGACCTCGGCGAGGTACGCACCGTCGCCGTGCACCCGAAGGCACGCGGCCGCGGGGTGGGCCACGCGATCGTCGAACAGCTGCTGGCGGTGGCGACCGAACTGCACCTGCGACGCATCTTCGTGCTGACCTTCGAGGTGGAGTTCTTCACTCGCCACGGCTTCGTCGAGATCGACGGCACACCGGTGACCGCAGAGGTCTACGAGGAGATGTGCCGCTCCTATGACACCGGCGTCGCCGAGTTCCTCGACCTCTCCTATGTCAAACCCAACATCCTGGGCAACACCCGGATGCTGCTCACCCTCTGACGCCGGCGGGGCGCATCGCGTCAGAAGTCGGGTTCGTCCTCCGCTGCGGCGCCCGATGCGTCTGAGCCGCCGCGGATCAGCGCCAGCGTGCCCGCCAATTCGTCGGGCTTGACCAGCACCTCGCGCGCCTTGGATCCCTCCGACGGCCCGACGATCCCGCGGGTCTCCATCAGATCCATCAGCCGGCCCGCCTTGGCGAAGCCGACGCGCAGTTTGCGCTGCAGCATCGAGGTGGACCCGAACTGGCTCGACACCACCAGCTCGACGGCTTGCAGGAACACATCCATGTCGTCGCCGATGTCGGGGTCGACGTCCTTGCGTTCGCCGGCCTTGACCGCGGTCACCCCCTCGACGAACTCGGGCTCGGCCTGATCCTTGGTCGCGTTGACGACCGCCTGGATCTCCTCGTCGGTGATGAACGCGCCCTGCAGGCGGATCGGCTTGCCCGCCCCCATCGGCAGGAACAGCCCGTCGCCCATTCCGATCAGCTTCTCGGCGCCGGGCTGGTCGAGGATGACGCGGCTGTCGGTCAGCGACGACGTCGCGAACGCCAGCCGCGACGGCACGTTCGTCTTGATCAGACCGGTCACCACGTCCACCGACGGGCGCTGGGTGGCCAGCACCAGGTGGATGCCCGCCGCCCGCGCCTTCTGGGTGATCCGCACGATGGCGTCCTCGACGTCGCGCGGCGCGGTCATCATCAGATCGGCGAGCTCGTCGACGATCGCCAGGATGTACGGGTAGGGCTTGTATTCGCGGTTGCTGCCCAGCGGCGCGGTGATTTCCCCGCTGCGCACCTTCTCGTTGAACACGTCGATGTGCCGCACCCGCGAGGCCTGCATGTCCTGGTAGCGCTGCTCCATCTCCTCGACCAGCCAGGCCAGCGCGGCGGCGGCCTTCTTGGGCTCGGTGATGATCGGCGTGATCAGGTGCGGGATGCCCTCGTAGGGGGTCAGTTCGACCATCTTCGGGTCGATCAGGATCATCCTGACCTCTTCGGGTGTGGCGCGGGCCAGCAGCGACACCAGCATCGAGTTCACGAAGCTGGATTTGCCAGAGCCGGTCGAACCCGCCACCAGCAGGTGCGGCATCTTGGCGAGGTTGGCCGAGATGAAGTCGCCCTCGATGTCCTTGCCCAGCCCGATCACCAGCGGGTGGTGGTCGCGCCGGGTCCCCGGCGCAGTCAGCACGTCGGCCAACCGCACCATCTCCCGGTCGGTGTTGGGCACCTCGATACCGACCGCGGACTTGCCCGGGATCGGCGCCAGCATGCGCACGCTCTCGGTGGCCACCGCGTAGGCGATGTTGCGGTGCAGCGCGGTGATCTTCTCCACCTTGACGCCGGGTCCCAGCTCGACCTCGTAGCGGGTGACCGTCGGGCCGCGGGTGCAGCCGGTCACGGCGGCGTCCACCTTGAACTGCTGCAGCACCGAGGTGATGCTGTCGGTCATCTGCTGGTTGGCCGAGGTGAGTCGCTTGGGCGGCTCACCGGCGATCAACAGGTCCAGTGACGGCAGGGTGTAGGGGCCCTCGACGACGCGGTCGAGGGTGAGATCGGGTTCCTTGCGGGCCTTCTTGCGCGTGCGCGGCGCCGGAGGCTCGCTGACCGCGGGGACGTCCTCGTCGAGCGGGTAGTTGTCCATCGGCGATCCCGCCGGCGCGATCAGGGGCTCGGTCGGCTGAGACGCCGACGGCCACGCCTGGGCGGCGTCACGGGGGTCGGCGTCGTAGTAGCCGTCCGAGAAGTCGTCGACGCCCCCGCTCGCCGAGTCGAGATCACCGGCGTGGTGGTCATCGCTCTCGTCGTAGTCGTAGTCGTCGTGGTCGTCGTAATCACCGCGCCAACGCGTGCTGAACATGTCCCGCAATGTCTCGGGCACCTCGCGGATGGTGGTGCCGGTCAGCAGCAGCAGTCCGAAGACGGCGGCCATGAACAGCAGCGGCGCGGCGATCCACGCGGTGACGCCGTCGGACAGCGGACCGCCGATGGCGAATCCGACGAACCCCGCGGCGTCGCGGCGCGCTCCAGGTTCCATCGGCGAGCCGGCCCACAGGTGCCACAACCCCAGTACCGGCAGCGCGATCATCGTGGCGCCCAGGATCAGGCGCGGGCGGGTGTCGGGATCGGGTTCGGAGCGCATCAACACAATCCCGAGCGCCGCGAGCAGGACCGGGACCAGCACCACCGCCGAGCCGATCAGCACCCGGATCGACGAGTCGATCCACGCGCCCACCGGACCGGCGGCGTCGTACCAGGAACTGGCGGCAATCACCACGGCCAGCCCCAGCATCGCCAGGGCCAGCCCGTCGCGCCGGTGGGCGGGCTCCAAGTCGCGCGCCCGGCCCACTGAGCGCGCGGTGCTCCCCGCTCCGCGCGCCAGCATCAGCCAGCCGGCGCGGACACCGCGGCCGACGGCCGTGCCGGCCGCCGAGACCACCGACGGGTTGCGACGCGGCGGCTTACGGCGCGACGCGGCCGGTCGCGCCGGACGGCGTTCCCGGCCCCTGCCTCCTGAACCGGCCTTTGACCTGGTCGAACGGGCAGGTGAGCGGGCCGTGGTCTTACTAGCCATGCCCGTCAGCCTAGTCGCAACTACCTCAGATGCACCATCAGCCTCAGTAGTCACAAATCGGTGTCGAGCCGGTGTCGGAACGACACCCTCGCCGCGCTGTCGGGAGCAGACAGTACGGTGTGATCTGTTCACTCACGTTCACTGCCTCTCCCCCATCCGCTCTAGCTCAATGAGGAGCCGCCATGCCCGTCGTCGTCGTCGCCTCCATGAAGGCCAAACCCGAATCCGTCGACATCGTCCGGGACGCCTGCACGCAGGCCATCGAGGCCGTGCACAGCGAGCCCGGCTGCCAGCTCTACGCGCTGCACGAGGCCGACGGCACGTTCGTCTTCGTCGAGCAGTGGGCCGATGCCGACGCGCTGCAAGCGCACAGCACCGCGCCTGCGATCGCCACGCTGTTCGGCACCGTCGGTGAGCACCTCGACGGCGCACCCGATATCAAGATGCTGCAGCCGGTGGTGGCCGGCGACCCCGCCAAGGGCCAGTTGCGGCCGTAGTCTCTGCATCCATGGGTGAGCTCTCAGGCAAGGTCGCGTTCATCACGGGCGCGGCCCGAGGTCAGGGTCGGGCGCATGCGGTGAAGTTGGCCTCCGAGGGCGCCGACATCATCGCGCTGGACCTGTGCGCGCAGATCGACTCGGTGCCCTATCCGCTGGCCACCCCCGACGACCTGGCCGAGACGGTCAAGCTGGTCGAGGACACCGGCGCGCGCATCGTCGCCCACCAGGCCGACGTCCGTGATCGCGACGCGGTCAAGGACGTGGTGCGCGACGGCACGGCCAAGCTCGGCGACCGCCTCGACATCGTGGTCGCCAACGCCGGCATCGCGCCGATGGCCGCGTCCGACGCCTGGCAGGACGTGCTCGACGTTAACCTCACCGGGGTCTACCACACCGTCGATGTGGCGATGAAGCCGATGATGAAGTTCGGCAACGGTGGTGCGATCGTGCTGACCAGTTCGGTGGCCGGCCTGGTCGGTCTGGGTTCCCCGGTGGCCGGCTCGGTCGGTTACGTCGCCGCCAAGCACGGCATCGTCGGGCTGATGCGGGTCTATGCCAACTTCCTGGCCTCGCACAGCATTCGGGTGAACTCCGTGCACCCGGCCGGGGTCAACACCCCGATGATCGACAACGAGTTCACCCGGTCCTGGCTCGAAGGCGCGGCGCAGGAGCAGCAACTCGGCGGGCCGGACATGAGCAACGCGCTCCCGGTGCAGGCGCTGGAGGTCGAGGACATCGCCAACGCGGTGTTCTGGCTGGTCTCCGATGCCGCACGCTACGTCACCGGGGTCACCTTGCCGGTCGACGCGGGTTTCGTGAACAAACTGTGAGTCGATGACCGGATCGCGAGACGCGGCGGCGCGCACGGCAGTGGGGCCCATGACGCTGGCGGCCATCGAGCACCACGAGCCGCCGGCCCGGCGCCTGGTCGATGACGACTTGGCCGAATCGTTTCTTCCCGGCCGGGCCCGGATGCTGGTGCGGCTGGCGCGCGCCGGGTGGCTGCGGCGCGCGGTGCGGTCGGCCTCGGAGCGTGCGGCCCCGGGAGTGGCCACCAGTATCGCGTGCCGCAAACGTTTCATCGATGAGCGGCTGTCGGATCCGCTCAACGAGACCGATGCCGTGATCGTGCTCGGCGCGGGCCTGGACACCCGCGGGTGCCGCATCGCCCGCCACGGTGATCTGCCGGTCTTCGAAGTGGACCGACCCGAGGTCATGGAACACAAGGCGACGGTGCTGCGCCGGGTGACCGGTGCGGTGCCCGCGTCGATACACCTGCTGGGCCTCGATTTCGAGAACGACGACCTGATAAGCGCGCTGACGTCGCACGGCTACCGACCTGACCAGCGCGCTTTCGTCATCTGGGAGGGCGTGACGCAATACCTCAGCGCCGAGGCGGTGGCCGCGACGCTCGACGCGCTGCGCCCGTTGGCGCCCGGCAGCCGGCTGGCGTTCTCCTATGTCCGCCAGGACTTCATCGACGGCACGAACCGCTACGGTGCGGAGGCGCTCTACCGCCGCTTCCGTCAGCGCACCGAGCTCTGGAAGTCGGGCCTGGTGCCCGAAGAGGTCGGTGACATGCTGGCCGAGTACGGATGGCGGCTCAGCGAGCAGGTCGGTCCCAGCTACTACCGCGACACCTATATCCGGCCCACCGGCCGCACGCTGAGCGCGTCCGCGATCGAGTGGACCGTGCTCGCGGAGCGCTGACGGCGACCGGTGACCGTCGTTCGGCGTGAACGCTCGCGTCAATATCGTAGGCTGGGATCGGCGGCCGGGTGATCCACGACACACTCGGCACGATCAGGTTTTGCGAGCACGCCGTCCACCGGGGGTTACGTCATGGGCGCACTGGGCGAGGGCACGGAACCATGGCTGCCATTTTGATCGCCGAAGACGAGCCCCGGATCTCGTCGTTCGTCAAGAGGGGCCTGCAGGCGCACGGCCACTCGGCGACCGTGGTGGCCGACGGCCCGTCGGCCTACAGTTCGGCGCGCCGCGGCAAAGTCGATCTGTTGGTCCTCGACATCGGGCTGCCGAAGATGGACGGCCTGACCGTGTTGCGGCGCTTGCGTCAGGAAGGCAGCTCGATCCCGGTCATCATGCTGTCGTCGCGCACCAGCCGGGCCGACGTCGCCGCCAGCATGGCCAGCGGCGCCGACGACTGCCTCGGCAAGCCGTTCCGCTTCGAGGAACTGCTCTCCCGGGTGCGCCGTCACCTCGCCGCGGCCCGGCCGCGGCCCGTCACCGAGCTCAAGTACGGCACGTTGCGGCTGGACCTGCGCACCCGGCGCGCGCATGTGGGCGACTACGTCGTCGATCTGTCGGCGCGGGAGTGCGCGCTGGCCGAGACCTTCCTGCGCCACCCCGGCCAGGTGCTGACCCGGGAGCAGCTGCTCCGCCTGGTGTGGGGGCACAACCAGGAGGCCGGCTCCAATGTCGTCGACGTGTATGTGCGGTATCTGCGGCGCAAGCTCGGCGCCCACCGGTTCGTGACGCTGCGCGGCCTCGGTTACCGCCTCGAAGCGGTGTGAGGCCGGTCAGATCTCGATGACCGTGGGCACGATCATCGGCTGGCGCCGGTAGGTCTCCCCCACCCACTTGCCGACGGTGCGCCGCACCGCTTGCGCGATCCGGGTCGGGTCGGTGATGTTCTGGGCGGCCAGGTTCTCCAGCTCGGTCTCGACCTTGCGGGCCACGGGTTCCAGCGCCTTCGGGTCCTCCGAGAAGCCGCGCGAATACAGGTACGCCGGGGCGGCCGGCTTGCCGGTGCCGCGCCGGACGACGACCGTCACGGCGACGAACCCCGACGACAGGATCAGTCGTTCGCCCAGCGTCGCATCGCCGACGTCTCCGGTGATCAACCCGTCGACGAACATCTTGCCCACCGACACCGCGCCCGCGATCCGGGCCCGGCCCGCGACCAGATCGACGCTGACGCCGTTCTCGGCCAGCACGATGTTCTCCTCGGGCACGCCGGCGCGGGCGGCCAGCGCGGCGTTGGCGCGCAGCATCCGCCAGGTGCCGTGCACCGGCATCACATTGCGGGGCCGCACGCCGTTGTAGAGGAACAGCAGTTCGCCGGCGTAGGCATGTCCCGAAACATGAACGCGTGCTTGCTGATTGGTGACCACCCGGGCACCGATCTTGGCCAGCGCGTCCATCACACCGAACACGGCCTCCTCGTTGCCCGGAATCAGCGAGGACGACAGGATGATCAGATCGCCGTCGGTCAGTGTGATGCTGCGGTGCTCGCCGCGCGACATCCGGGACAGGGCCGCCATCGGCTCGCCCTGGGTGCCGGTGGTGATCAGCACGACCCGGTCGGCCGGCATCATCTCGGCGGCCCCGATGTCGAGGACATCTTGGTCGGCCACCCGCAGGTAGCCGAGGTCGCGGGCGATGCCCATGTTGCGCACCATCGACCGGCCCACGAAAGACACTCGGCGTCCGAGCGCCACCGCCGCGTCGATGATCTGCTGTACCCGGTCGACGTTGGAGGCGAAGCAGGCCACGATCACGCGCCCCTGTGCGCCGCGGATCAGCCGGTGCAGGGCCGGGCCGATCTCGCTTTCCGACGGCCCCACCCCGGGGATCTCCGAGTTCGTCGAGTCGCAGAGGAACAGGTCCACCCCGGCGTCGCCGAGCCGCGACATCCCGGGCAGATCCGTCGGCCGGCCGTCGAGGGGCAGTTGGTCGAGCTTGATGTCGCCGGTGTGCAGCACGGTGCCCGCGCCGGTGTGGATACCCACGGCCAGGCAGCCGGGAATGGAGTGGTTGACGGCGAAGTACTCGCATTCGAAGACACCGTGGGTGCTGCTCTGGCGCTCGGCCACCTCGACGACCACCGGCTTGATGCGATGCTCACGGCACTTCTCGGTCACCAGCGCGAGTGTGAACTTGGAGCCGACGATCGGGATGTCGGGCCGCATCTTCAGCAGGAACGGGATGGCGCCGATGTGGTCCTCGTGGGCGTGGGTGACGATCAGCGCCTCCACGTCCTCGAGGCGGCCCTCGATATGGCGCAGATCCGGCAGGATCAGGTCCACCCCGGGCTCGTCATGGGTGGGAAACAGCACGCCGCAGTCGACGATCAGCAAGCGCCCCAGGTGCTCGAAAACCGTCATGTTGCGGCCGATTTCGTTGATTCCGCCCAGAGCGGTCACCCGCAGGCCGCCCGGGTCCAGCGGTCCGGGTGGGGTCAGCGCGGTGTCCACTACCGAAGCACCGCCGCGGCACGGAGGTCGGCGGCCAGTTCTCGCAGCTGTTGACCGTCGGCCGGCATCTGCGGCAGGCGCGGCTCACCGGCGTCGAAGCCCTGCAGTCGCAGGCCGGCCTTCGACAGCGTGACGCCGCCCAGTCGGTGCTGCGCGGCGTTGAGCGGTGTCAGCGTGACCGCGATCTTGCGGGCGGTGGCGATGTCGCCGGAGTTGAAGGCGGTCAACAGCTCTCGCAACTGGCTCGCGGCGACGTGCCCCCAGACGCTGACGAACCCGACCGCGCCCATGGCCAGCCACGGCAGGTTCAGCGCGTCGTCCCCGGAGTAGTAGGCCAGCCCGGTCTCGGCCATGATCTGGGCGGCTCCAGGCAGGTCAGCCTTCGCGTCCTTGATCGCCACGATGTTGGGATGGTGAGCCAGCTCGCGCATGGTGTCCCAGTTGATCGGCACGATCGACCGCGGCGGGATGTCGTAGAGCATCACCGGCAGGTCGGTGGCGTCGGCCACCGCGGTGAAGTGCGCCAGCAGGCCCGACTGCGGCGGCCGCGAGTAATAGGGCGTGACAACCAGCAGCCCGTGCGCGCCCGCCTCCGCGCACCGCTTTGCCAGATGCACGCTGTGCGCGGTGTCGTAGGTACCGCATCCAGCGACGATCCGGGCGCGGTCGCCGACCGTGTCGACCACCGTGCGCAACAACGCGATCTTCTCGTCGTCGGTGGTGGTCGGCGACTCGCCGGTGGTGCCCGAGAGCACCAGGCCGTCGCAGCCGGCCTCGACCAGCCGCGTGGCCAGGCGCGCAGCGGTCTCCAGATCGAGCGTTCCGTCCGGCTTGAACGGAGTAACCATCGCGGTCAACAAAGTGCCCAATCGGGCAGTGACGTCGATTCCGCTGGTGCTCACGGGCGATAGGTTACCTGGTGGATCCGCCCTGCCACGAATGCATTGAGCGGGTCAGATCTCGGTTGCCAGCGGGCTGGTGGCCACTTCGCTGCCGTCGGCCAGAACGGTGATCTCGAAGTCGGAGAACACCGCCGGTGCGACGTCGGTGAGTCGCCGCAGACACTCGATGGCCAGCCGGCGGATCTCCACGTCGGCGTGTTCGCTGGCGCGCATGGCGATGAAGTGGCGCCAGGCCCGGTAGTTCCCGCTGACCACGATGCGGGTCTCGGTGGCGTTGGGTAGCACCGCACGGGCGGCCTGGCGCGCCTGTTTGCGGCGCAGCACCGCGTTGGGCTGGTCGCCCAGTTTGGCCTCCAGGGCCGCGAGCAACTCGGCGTAGGCGGCGCGGCTGGCGTCGGCCGCGGCGGCGAAGATCTCCGTCAGCGCGGGGTCGTCCTCCACACCGGGCGGCACCACCACTTCGGAATCGTGCTCGGGCACGTACCGCTGCGACAGCTGGGAGTACGAGAAGTGCCGGTGCCGGATGAGCTCGTGGGTGCACGAACGGGAGATCCCGGTGATGTAGAACGACACCGACGCATGTTCGAGCACCGAGAAGTGCCCGACGTCGATGATGTGGCGCAGGTAGGACTCGTTGGTGGCGGTGCGCGGGTTGGGTTTGTCCCAACTCTGGTAGCACGCGCGGCCGGCGAACTCGGTGAGCGCCTGACCGCCGTCGGCGTCGGTGCTCCACGGCACGTCGGTCGGCGCGACGAATTCCGTCTTGGCGATCAGCTGCACGCGCAGCGGCGCTATCCGGGCCACGGCGCGTTAGCCTAGCGTCGCTGTCACACCGGGTTGCCGGCGACGAAGTCGGTGACCACCGCGGCCAGCTCCGGCCCCTTGTCCTCCTGCAGGAAATGCCCGCCACCGACGATCGTCGTGTGCGCCTGCCCGGCAGCGC harbors:
- a CDS encoding limonene-1,2-epoxide hydrolase family protein, whose amino-acid sequence is MTDQASHPPAPAPSAASVAVSDNADIVQSFLFALADSDLDTFESLAAPDLLWQNVGLPSLRGRVRIMKLLRRSEGRMGFAVKFHSIAAEGETVLTERTDAIVFGPLRLQFWVCGRFEVHDGQITLWRDYFDLVDCLVKAPLRALAATVFPSLRPTF
- the pspM gene encoding phage shock envelope stress response protein PspM, producing the protein MATHAGKRHPGRSLTQRGIDTAAEWSGLLADKLNAVADPRAKLLRKRRWALRLGVFFALSSVFWIGVTALLASWSTPVWALFIPSPIAVGAAFLATLALLRYRFLRGEPLPPARTNAARRLPPWGSAARQPMMSLAESQRGLYSLLGVLERGRMLPADELWEIRAAAEQTAATMAATASEVASMERTVKATPQSRPHLAPTIAAFAAQLDRGARQYTEMVSAAAQLVSATNSGALSSSPMSQRRYREQLTSATDRLSGWAQAFDELGRLRGA
- the pspA gene encoding phage shock protein PspA, translating into MANPFVKAWKYLMALFSSKVDEYADPKVQIQQAIEEAQRQHQALTQQAAQVIGNQRQLEMRLNRQLADIEKLQANVRQALTLADQAVAAGDANKATEYNNAAEAFAAQLVTGEQSVEDLKTLHDQALQAASQAKKAVEQNAMVLQQKIAERTKLLSQLEQAKMQEQVSASLRSMTEIAAPGNTPSLDEIRDKIERRYANAMGSAELAQNSVQGRMMEVQQASVQMAGHSRLEQIRASMRGEQLPSGGTTAPGQAAPSQTPATPAAPPNPAPENPLSQ
- the clgR gene encoding transcriptional regulator ClgR; translated protein: MTSLLREVIGDVLRRARVEQGRTLREVSDTARVSLGYLSEVERGRKEASSELLGAICGALEVPLSRVLTEAGDEMALEESRVALTREDAGAAHIDAATKVVIPHEVTMAVA
- a CDS encoding CinA family protein, which encodes MDDPLVTDDARALVADLTVRRQTVATAESLTAGLLSATLAGVPGASVVLRGGLVTYTVETKIALAGVPASLLDEVGPVAEPTARALAVGAMQRCGATWGVGLTGVAGPEPHGGHPVGTVYLGVAGPVETTVEHLRLHGSRWDIRVAAAQAAIRMLRAALAER
- the pgsA gene encoding CDP-diacylglycerol--glycerol-3-phosphate 3-phosphatidyltransferase; this translates as MPGQPHTDPVVPRARVANLANALTGVRFVLVPVFLLALFAGDGHETAWRVTAFVVFVTAVVTDHLDGALARSYGMVTEFGALADPLADKALIGAALIGLSMLGDLPWWVTAVILVRELGVTALRFVVLRRGVIPASRGGKLKTLVQAVAIGLFVLPLSGAWLTGAWVIMLVAVVLTVLTGVDYFVSARRDARGRSAGH
- a CDS encoding amino-acid N-acetyltransferase, giving the protein MSVAGDATADGVVVRRARTTDVPAVKALVDIYAGKILLEKNLVTLYESVQEFWVAEDAGEVIGCGALHVLWSDLGEVRTVAVHPKARGRGVGHAIVEQLLAVATELHLRRIFVLTFEVEFFTRHGFVEIDGTPVTAEVYEEMCRSYDTGVAEFLDLSYVKPNILGNTRMLLTL